Proteins encoded by one window of Mesorhizobium sp. INR15:
- a CDS encoding DUF1850 domain-containing protein → MSLCILAAGKTVTLGVAAFTLAWTHSVEKTRWEEDWKVMPSGLQVIEARIKGSGAGMEPPEGAVLKDGWWVYAPKVGPQPRLVLAASGATGAGWTLCTAQGCRELGKAAGETIVLERCEPDGSSQPR, encoded by the coding sequence ATGAGCCTGTGCATCCTCGCCGCCGGCAAGACGGTGACGCTTGGTGTTGCCGCCTTCACGCTCGCCTGGACGCATTCGGTGGAAAAGACGCGCTGGGAGGAAGACTGGAAGGTGATGCCGTCCGGCCTGCAAGTGATCGAGGCGCGCATAAAGGGTTCAGGAGCCGGCATGGAACCGCCGGAGGGCGCGGTGCTGAAAGATGGCTGGTGGGTCTACGCGCCCAAGGTCGGACCGCAGCCGCGCCTGGTGCTGGCGGCCTCCGGCGCCACGGGCGCGGGCTGGACACTCTGCACCGCTCAGGGTTGCCGCGAACTGGGCAAGGCCGCAGGCGAGACGATTGTGCTCGAACGCTGTGAGCCCGACGGCTCGAGCCAGCCCCGATAG